In the Blastocatellia bacterium genome, one interval contains:
- a CDS encoding kelch motif-containing protein, translating to MRLNHAATLLPNGQVLVAGGNGALASAELYDREAGPPPTQ from the coding sequence GTGCGGCTGAACCACGCGGCGACGCTGCTGCCCAACGGCCAAGTGCTCGTCGCCGGCGGCAACGGTGCGTTAGCCAGCGCGGAACTCTATGACAGGGAAGCGGGACCACCACCGACTCAGTAG